One part of the Raphanus sativus cultivar WK10039 chromosome 7, ASM80110v3, whole genome shotgun sequence genome encodes these proteins:
- the LOC130497625 gene encoding uncharacterized protein LOC130497625, with translation MSNADMNNQSMEEEEDEGDVFLGESDVLHEIDVDGEDLPDAYDEDGNDNDNDDEVFDENDDSIHTFTGHKGELYALACSPLDPTLVATGGGDDKAFLWKIGNGDWAAELLGHKDSVSSLAFSYDGQLVASGGLDGVVQIFDALSGTLKCVLDGPGGGIEWVKWHPRGHVVLAGSEDCSMWMWNADKEAYLNMFSGHNQSVTCGDFTPDGKLICTGSDDASLIVWNPKTCESIHVVKGHPYHTEGLICLDINSNSSLAISGSKDGSVHIVNIVTGKVVSSLTSHTESVECVKFSPSSATIPMAATGGMDKKLVIWDLQHSTPRFICEHAEGVTCVTWIGTSKYLATGCADGTVSVWDSLLGNCVHTYHGHQDAVQAISVSTNTDFIVSVSVDNTARVYDTSEFQNKME, from the exons atgagTAACGCAGATATGAATAATCAAtcaatggaagaagaagaagacgagggAGACGTTTTCCTCGGTGAATCCGATGTCCTCCATGAAATCGACGTCGACGGAGAAG ATCTTCCTGACGCATATGATGAGGATGGTAATGACAACGACAATGATGATGAAGTGTTTG ATGAAAACGATGACTCCATTCACACATTCACTGGTCACAAAG GTGAGCTTTATGCATTGGCATGTAGCCCTTTAGACCCCACCCTAGTAGCAACCGGAGGTGGAGATGACAAAGCCTTTCTCTGGAAAATCGGCAACGGAGACTGGGCTGCTGAGCTTCTAGGTCACAAagactctgtttcttctttaGCTTTTAGCTACGATGGACAGTTAGTTGCCTCTGGTGGGTTGGATGGTGTCGTTCAGATCTTTGATGCGTTGTCAGGGACTTTGAAATGTGTTTTGGACGGTCCTGGTGGTGGCATCGAG tGGGTGAAGTGGCATCCGAGAGGACACGTTGTGTTGGCTGGATCAGAAGATTGTTCTATGTGGATGTGGAATGCTGATAAAGAAGCCTATCTTAATATGTTTTCTGGTCACAATCAGAGCGTCACTTGCGGTGACTTCACTCCTGACGGTAAACTAATTTGTACTGGCTCTGATGATGCTAGTCTGATAGTATGGAACCCGAAGACTTGTGAAAGCATTCATGTGGTTAAAG GTCATCCATATCATACGGAAGGGCTGATATGCTTGGACATTAACTCCAACTCCAGTCTTGCTATCAGTGGCTCAAAAGACGGTTCTGTTCACATTGTCAATATAGTCACTGGAAAG GTTGTGAGCTCTCTGACGTCTCATACAGAGTCAGTTGAATGCGTGAAGTTTTCACCAAGCTCCGCTACTATCCCTATGGCCGCAACAGGTGGGATGGACAAGAAGCTTGTAATCTGGGATCTTCAACATTCAACTCCTAGGTTCATCTGCGAGCACGCG GAAGGTGTGACATGCGTGACATGGATAGGAACCTCCAAGTACTTAGCCACAGGCTGTGCCGATGGCACAGTGAGCGTTTGGGACAGCTTATTAGGAAACTGCGTCCACACCTACCATGGCCACCAGGATGCGGTTCAAGCCATCTCAGTCTCCACCAACACTGACTTCATTGTGTCGGTCTCTGTTGACAACACTGCTCGTGTCTATGACACATCTgagtttcaaaacaaaatggAATAG
- the LOC108816714 gene encoding cytochrome P450 709B1-like, with product MELITLVNPILSLLVLLFVAPKMFNAFIILVWQPFVLTRRFKKQGISGPKYRFLYGNIDEINKMKRESYVSVLDQNSNDIFPRIFPHYQKWISLYGETFLYWNGAEPMLCISDHELVKQILSSKSGFFVKSKIRPEFYTLVGMKGLAFVEGVDWIRHKRILNPAFSIDRLKVMTKVMVECTLRILDEWSHVKREQEMEMKREFRRLTADIIATAAFGSSYTEGIEVFRTQEELKKGCVSCLTNIYIPGTQYLPTPLNIRIWKLDRKMKNSVKKIVDSRLQSEQDYGDDLLGIMLKSCESRNERKLSIEEIIDECKTFFFAGYETNSNLLTWTTMLLSLHQDWQEKLRDEVFQECGKDKTPDSSDTFSKLKLMNMVFLESLRLYSPVSFFSRDATKDLTLGHLKIPKGTTIVFPLMKMHSDKAIWGSDADKFNPLRFENGVSRAAKHPNALLAFSMGPRVCIGQNFAMMEAKIVLTMILQRYRLSLSSEYKHAPVDQLTLTPQYGLPVMLQPL from the exons ATGGAGCTCATAACCCTGGTTAACCCTATCTTATCACTGCTTGTTTTGCTCTTTGTTGCTCCCAAGATGTTCAACGCTTTTATCATCCTTGTGTGGCAGCCATTTGTGTTGACAAGAAGATTCAAGAAACAAGGAATCTCAGGTCCAAAGTACAGATTCTTGTACGGAAACATAGACGAGATAAACAAGATGAAGAGAGAATCTTACGTTTCAGTTCTTGATCAAAACTCCAATGACATCTTCCCTCGTATTTTTCCTCATTACCAAAAATGGATATCTCTATACG GAGAGACGTTTCTTTACTGGAACGGAGCAGAGCCGATGCTATGCATCTCAGATCACGAACTTGTCAAGCAAATCTTGtcgagcaagtcaggtttcttTGTTAAATCAAAGATAAGGCCAGAGTTTTATACACTTGTCGGCATGAAGGGACTTGCCTTTGTGGAAGGTGTTGATTGGATTCGCCATAAAAGAATCTTGAACCCTGCTTTCTCCATCGATAGACTCAAG GTCATGACGAAAGTGATGGTGGAGTGCACACTGAGGATTCTTGACGAGTGGAGTCATGTTAAAAGAGAGCAGGAAATGGAGATGAAGAGAGAGTTTAGGAGATTAACAGCTGATATTATAGCAACTGCTGCGTTTGGAAGCAGTTACACCGAAGGAATCGAAGTGTTTAGGACACAAGAAGAGCTTAAGAAGGGTTGTGTTAGCTGTCTAACTAACATCTACATCCCTGGAACGCA GTACCTTCCTACGCCTTTGAATATTAGGATATGGAAGCTGGATAGGAAGATGAAGAACTCAGTCAAGAAGATCGTGGATTCGAGACTACAATCAGAACAAGATTATGGAGACGATCTTCTTGGAATCATGTTGAAGTCTTGCGAGTCAAGAAACGAAAGAAAGCTGAGCATTGAAGAGATCATAGATGAATGCAAGACTTTTTTCTTCGCAGGGTACGAAACTAACTCGAATCTGTTGACATGGACAACCATGCTGCTGAGCTTGCACCAAGACTGGCAGGAGAAACTAAGAGACGAAGTTTTCCAAGAATGCGGTAAAGACAAGACGCCAGATTCTTCAGACACTTTCTCCAAACTCAAACTG ATGAACATGGTGTTCTTGGAGTCGCTTCGCCTGTACAGTCCAGTATCCTTTTTCTCCAGAGACGCAACAAAAGATCTGACGCTAGGGCACCTGAAGATCCCCAAGGGCACAACAATAGTCTTCCCTCTTATGAAGATGCATAGCGACAAGGCCATTTGGGGATCAGACGCAGACAAGTTCAACCCTCTGCGATTTGAAAACGGCGTTTCCAGAGCCGCTAAACACCCAAACGCTCTCCTCGCCTTCTCAATGGGACCAAGAGTTTGCATCGGCCAAAACTTTGCAATGATGGAAGCCAAGATCGTGCTCACCATGATCCTTCAAAGGTACAGGCTTAGCCTATCCAGCGAGTATAAGCACGCTCCGGTGGATCAACTCACTTTGACTCCTCAGTACGGCTTACCAGTAATGCTTCAGCCTCTCTAA
- the LOC108815892 gene encoding uncharacterized protein LOC108815892, whose protein sequence is MSFACLVCHSVESPSHSFRSYSVSSSDNEGRCSVIASCLTRKSLIQAARSNTFPASSSSKVTPQPNFQAGDLMITQGASPRLVRSRAGRRDWNFNEIEAGL, encoded by the coding sequence ATGAGCTTTGCGTGTCTCGTGTGTCACAGTGTAGAGAGCCCGTCCCACTCCTTTAGAAGCTACTCCGTGTCTAGCTCAGACAACGAAGGAAGATGCTCTGTGATCGCGAGCTGCCTCACCAGGAAATCACTCATTCAAGCTGCAAGGTCCAACACTTTCCCTGCTTCATCTTCCTCAAAGGTAACCCCACAACCCAATTTCCAGGCAGGTGATCTGATGATAACACAAGGAGCCTCGCCAAGGTTAGTGCGAAGCCGTGCAGGGAGAAGAGACTGGAACTTCAACGAAATCGAAGCAGggctttaa